Proteins encoded together in one Leisingera methylohalidivorans DSM 14336 window:
- a CDS encoding metal ABC transporter permease — MILLDDFLIRAALAGIGVALAAAPLGCFVVWRRMAYFGDATAHASILGVALALSFDVSVFAGVLATALAMATTVSALAGRGYAMDTLLGVLAHSSLAFGLVAVSFLQGVRIDLMAYLFGDILAVGRGDLAVIWGGALLVLALLWWRWSALLTATLNPDLAHAAGIDPRREQMVLTLALALVVAVAIKVVGVLLIAAMLLIPAAAARPFAVTPERMAVIAALLGMLAASGGLQLAFVFDTPAGPSIVCLAAALFAASSLAGLVLQRHRG, encoded by the coding sequence ATGATCCTGCTTGACGATTTCCTGATCCGCGCCGCCCTGGCCGGCATCGGCGTGGCCCTGGCCGCGGCACCATTGGGCTGTTTTGTGGTTTGGCGGCGGATGGCCTATTTCGGCGATGCCACTGCGCATGCGTCAATCCTGGGCGTGGCGCTGGCGCTCAGCTTTGATGTCTCGGTCTTTGCCGGTGTGCTGGCTACCGCGCTGGCCATGGCCACCACTGTCTCGGCGCTTGCAGGGCGCGGCTATGCAATGGATACGCTGCTGGGGGTTCTTGCCCATTCCTCGCTGGCCTTCGGCCTGGTCGCAGTGTCTTTCCTGCAGGGCGTTCGGATTGATCTGATGGCCTATCTCTTTGGCGATATCCTGGCAGTGGGCCGCGGTGATCTGGCGGTGATCTGGGGCGGCGCGCTGCTGGTGCTGGCACTGCTCTGGTGGCGCTGGTCCGCGCTGCTGACGGCCACTTTGAACCCGGATCTGGCCCATGCGGCAGGCATTGATCCCCGGCGCGAACAGATGGTGCTGACGCTGGCTTTGGCGCTGGTGGTGGCGGTTGCCATCAAGGTGGTCGGGGTGCTGCTGATCGCCGCCATGCTGCTGATCCCGGCGGCAGCCGCCCGCCCCTTTGCGGTCACGCCGGAACGGATGGCGGTGATTGCCGCGCTGCTGGGAATGCTGGCGGCATCGGGGGGGCTGCAGCTGGCTTTTGTGTTCGACACCCCGGCCGGCCCCAGCATCGTTTGCCTGGCAGCCGCGCTTTTTGCCGCCTCCAGCCTCGCCGGCCTGGTGCTGCAGCGGCACCGCGGCTGA
- the znuC gene encoding zinc ABC transporter ATP-binding protein ZnuC, producing MNLISLEHLTVAYGGKTVLSGVNLVIEPGEIVTVVGPNGSGKSTLLRSVIGALKPTGGAVNRARGLRIGYVPQKLHIDPTLPLTVRRFLSLPERVSDSRASEALEQAGAGDLASRQMSGLSGGQFQRVLLARALLNNPQLLILDEATQGLDQPGSAAFYQRIEKVRQELGCAVLMVSHELHVVMAASDRVVCLNGHVCCEGAPEHVASAPEYRALFGTGTQGALALYRHEHNHSHDHDCTHGNHHEAAE from the coding sequence ATGAACTTGATTTCTCTCGAGCATCTGACTGTCGCCTATGGCGGCAAAACAGTGCTGTCCGGTGTGAATCTGGTGATTGAACCCGGCGAGATTGTCACCGTGGTCGGCCCCAACGGGTCCGGTAAATCCACCCTGCTGCGCAGCGTGATCGGCGCGCTGAAACCCACAGGCGGTGCCGTCAACCGCGCACGCGGCCTGCGCATCGGCTATGTGCCGCAGAAACTGCATATCGACCCCACCCTGCCGCTGACCGTGCGCCGCTTTCTCAGCCTGCCGGAACGGGTTTCCGATAGCCGCGCCTCCGAGGCATTGGAGCAGGCCGGCGCCGGCGATCTGGCCTCCCGTCAGATGTCCGGTCTCTCCGGCGGCCAGTTTCAGCGGGTTCTCTTGGCGCGCGCGCTCCTGAACAATCCGCAGCTGCTGATCCTCGATGAAGCCACCCAAGGCCTGGACCAGCCCGGGTCCGCCGCCTTTTACCAGCGCATCGAGAAGGTCCGGCAGGAGCTTGGCTGTGCTGTGCTGATGGTCAGCCACGAGCTGCATGTGGTGATGGCGGCCTCGGACCGGGTGGTCTGCCTGAACGGCCATGTCTGTTGCGAAGGGGCGCCGGAACATGTCGCCTCCGCGCCCGAATACCGCGCCCTGTTCGGCACCGGCACCCAGGGTGCGCTGGCGCTTTACCGGCATGAACACAATCACAGCCATGATCATGATTGCACGCATGGCAACCATCACGAGGCAGCGGAATGA
- a CDS encoding Fur family transcriptional regulator — protein sequence MDTIGFEPHDHSSCIHDCIAAVDTQCRRAGLQFTPVRRRVLEILLQEHRALGAYEILDRLREEGLGSQPPVAYRALDFLVKNGFAHKIERLNAFIACTHPGEHHAPVFLICRACDAVAESQREPTQGQLGQAARDAGFVIERAVIEAEGLCPKCQQAGAA from the coding sequence ATGGACACCATCGGTTTTGAACCGCATGACCACAGCAGCTGCATTCACGATTGCATCGCAGCGGTGGACACTCAGTGCCGCAGGGCCGGGCTGCAATTCACGCCCGTGCGCCGCCGGGTGCTGGAGATCCTGCTGCAGGAACACCGCGCGCTCGGGGCATATGAAATCCTCGACCGCCTGCGCGAAGAAGGCCTGGGTTCACAGCCCCCGGTTGCCTACCGGGCGTTGGATTTCCTGGTGAAAAACGGCTTTGCCCATAAGATCGAACGCCTGAACGCCTTCATCGCCTGCACCCATCCGGGCGAGCATCACGCGCCGGTCTTCCTGATCTGCCGCGCCTGCGATGCGGTGGCTGAATCCCAGCGCGAGCCTACTCAGGGCCAGCTCGGCCAGGCCGCCCGCGACGCGGGATTTGTCATCGAACGCGCCGTGATCGAGGCCGAGGGCCTGTGCCCCAAATGCCAGCAGGCAGGCGCCGCATGA
- a CDS encoding zinc ABC transporter substrate-binding protein: MWKNGAAVVALLAGAGTGAAWAEVPRVAADITPVHGLVARVMQGLGAPDLVVPPGASPHGYSMRPSEARALDQADVVFWLGEPLTPWLEGPLEKLAGDAHRVELLQAEGTTVLAFREGARFEAHAHEDAHGEHGGHADPEGRGDQDGHREEGHEDHADHEAHAGGEGGDGHEGHDHQEHGEAGHDDHHDDHHDEHEDHEAHAAAHGHEHHGADPHAWLLPANAQVWLDVIAAELSEHDPDNAAAYKANAEAGKQEIADAAASISAVLEPFQARQFIVFHDAYQYFEQGFGLQAAGAISLSDASTPSPARIAEVRDAVAELEVSCVFSEPQFNPGLAATVLDGTGAGTAVLDPLGAGLEPGPQFYPALLQSLGAAIAGC; this comes from the coding sequence ATGTGGAAAAACGGTGCGGCGGTTGTGGCCTTGCTGGCCGGGGCCGGGACGGGGGCTGCCTGGGCGGAGGTGCCGCGAGTGGCGGCGGATATCACGCCGGTGCACGGGCTGGTTGCGCGGGTGATGCAGGGCCTGGGCGCGCCTGACCTTGTGGTGCCGCCGGGGGCCTCGCCGCATGGCTATTCGATGCGCCCCTCGGAAGCGCGGGCATTGGATCAGGCGGATGTGGTGTTCTGGCTGGGAGAGCCGCTGACCCCCTGGCTGGAAGGCCCGTTGGAGAAGCTGGCCGGGGACGCGCACCGGGTCGAGCTGCTGCAGGCAGAGGGCACCACGGTGCTGGCCTTCCGCGAAGGGGCGCGGTTTGAGGCGCATGCGCATGAGGACGCGCATGGGGAGCACGGCGGCCACGCGGATCCCGAGGGCCGCGGAGATCAGGACGGTCATCGGGAAGAAGGCCACGAAGATCATGCGGATCACGAAGCGCATGCCGGCGGCGAAGGCGGTGACGGTCACGAAGGCCATGATCATCAAGAGCATGGGGAAGCAGGCCACGATGATCACCACGATGATCACCATGACGAGCACGAGGACCATGAGGCTCACGCTGCGGCCCATGGGCATGAGCACCATGGGGCCGATCCGCATGCCTGGCTGCTGCCGGCAAATGCGCAGGTGTGGCTGGACGTGATCGCAGCAGAGCTGTCAGAACACGATCCGGATAATGCAGCCGCCTACAAGGCCAACGCAGAGGCAGGCAAACAGGAGATTGCGGATGCTGCCGCCAGTATCTCGGCTGTTCTGGAGCCGTTCCAGGCCCGGCAGTTCATCGTGTTCCATGATGCCTATCAGTATTTCGAGCAGGGCTTTGGCCTGCAGGCGGCAGGGGCGATCTCGCTGAGCGACGCCAGCACGCCAAGCCCGGCCCGGATTGCCGAAGTGCGCGATGCGGTGGCGGAGCTGGAAGTGTCCTGCGTGTTCTCGGAGCCGCAGTTCAATCCCGGCCTGGCGGCCACCGTGCTGGATGGCACCGGGGCAGGCACTGCTGTGCTGGATCCGCTGGGGGCCGGGCTGGAGCCGGGACCGCAGTTTTATCCGGCGCTGCTGCAGAGCCTCGGCGCTGCGATTGCCGGCTGTTAA
- a CDS encoding NAD(P)/FAD-dependent oxidoreductase translates to MTSETASSLWQQTCQENAAFPEFTGEAEADLVVIGGGYTGCAAALQAAEMGATVQLIEAAEIGSGGSGRNVGLVNAGLWLPPEDINAELGADSGNRLSALLGGAPQRVFSLIEKHRIQCEPVHTGTLHCAHAPAGLKDLQRRHAELAAIGAPVELLDRDEAVRRTGSAAVHGALFDPRAGTIQPLAYVRGLARAAAAAGAQLHMHSPAAAIRRDGSSWHVSTPKGSIRAKHLIMATNAYARDITGYETPQVIPVHYFQAATDPLPAALQGKILPGREGCWDTALVMSSWRLDQAGRLVIGGMGALNHFGSALHRNWLPRKLAALYPELKDMPLRSHWHGRIAMTTEHLPKILDLNGGLACFGYSGRGIGPGTLFGAAMAETLLTGDRARLPVPPSRSHAIAFAGLRSAYYETGATLTHLVSNR, encoded by the coding sequence TTGACATCTGAAACGGCGTCCAGCCTGTGGCAGCAAACCTGTCAGGAAAACGCTGCCTTCCCGGAATTCACCGGGGAGGCAGAGGCCGACCTTGTGGTGATCGGCGGCGGCTACACCGGCTGCGCCGCGGCACTGCAAGCCGCAGAAATGGGCGCCACGGTCCAGCTGATCGAGGCAGCGGAGATCGGCAGCGGCGGCTCGGGCCGCAATGTCGGGCTGGTGAATGCGGGCCTCTGGCTGCCGCCCGAAGACATCAACGCCGAACTGGGCGCAGACTCCGGCAACCGCCTGTCGGCCCTGCTGGGCGGCGCGCCTCAGAGGGTGTTCTCCCTGATCGAAAAACACCGCATTCAATGCGAGCCGGTGCACACGGGCACCCTGCACTGCGCCCATGCGCCGGCCGGGCTGAAGGACCTGCAGCGCCGCCACGCGGAGCTCGCCGCCATCGGCGCGCCGGTGGAATTGCTGGACCGGGACGAAGCCGTCCGGCGCACAGGCTCCGCTGCCGTGCACGGGGCGCTGTTCGATCCGCGCGCAGGCACTATCCAGCCGCTCGCTTATGTCCGCGGACTGGCCCGCGCCGCCGCGGCGGCCGGCGCGCAGCTGCACATGCATTCCCCCGCCGCCGCGATCCGCCGCGACGGCAGCAGCTGGCATGTCTCCACCCCCAAGGGCAGCATCCGCGCCAAACATCTGATCATGGCGACAAATGCCTATGCCCGCGATATCACCGGCTATGAGACGCCGCAGGTGATCCCGGTGCATTATTTCCAGGCTGCCACCGATCCGCTGCCCGCCGCGCTGCAGGGCAAAATCCTGCCGGGCCGCGAAGGCTGCTGGGACACTGCGCTGGTGATGTCCTCCTGGCGGCTGGATCAGGCCGGGCGTCTGGTGATCGGCGGCATGGGCGCGCTCAACCACTTCGGCAGCGCCCTGCACCGCAACTGGCTGCCGCGCAAGCTGGCGGCGCTCTATCCGGAACTGAAAGACATGCCCCTGCGCAGCCACTGGCACGGCCGGATCGCCATGACCACCGAACACCTGCCCAAGATCCTCGATCTGAACGGCGGCTTGGCCTGCTTCGGCTACTCCGGCCGCGGCATCGGCCCCGGCACGCTGTTCGGCGCCGCCATGGCCGAAACCTTGCTGACCGGCGACCGCGCCCGCCTGCCAGTGCCGCCGTCACGCAGCCACGCGATCGCCTTTGCAGGCCTGCGCAGCGCCTATTACGAAACCGGCGCCACCCTCACCCATCTGGTCAGCAACCGGTAA
- the amaB gene encoding L-piperidine-6-carboxylate dehydrogenase yields MPHSDILAAAGLTQAELTGGSLAVTTPVDGSEIARLKTHSAAEAEARIAAAKEAFKSWRLVPAPRRGELVRLLGDELRREKENLGRLVTLECGKIYQEGLGEVQEMIDICDFAVGLSRQLYGLTIASERPGHAMRESWHPMGTCGIITAFNFPVAPWCWNAALALVCGDPVIWKPSEKTPLTALAVQKICDRAIAAFGKDAPEGLIQVLIGERDLGEVLTASKDVAIISATGSVPMGKAVSADMSKRLGRTILELGGNNAMIVAPSADLEMALRAIVFSAVGTAGQRCTSLRRLIVHEDIYDALIPRLVKAYEGLPIGDPLADGTLVGPLIDAAALDAMTSALKRAQSEGGTVHGGAQALTDTHGAAAYVHPAIAEMPAQTDIMHTETFAPILYVVKYSDLDQAIEMQNEVPQGLSSCIFSTDVRETEYFLSAAGSDCGIANVNIGPSGAEIGGAFGGEKETGGGRESGSDAWKGYMRRQTNTVNYSRELPLAQGIKFDI; encoded by the coding sequence ATGCCCCATTCCGACATCCTCGCCGCTGCCGGCCTGACCCAGGCCGAACTGACCGGCGGCAGCCTCGCCGTCACCACACCCGTGGACGGCAGCGAAATCGCCCGGCTGAAAACCCACTCCGCTGCAGAGGCCGAAGCCCGGATCGCCGCCGCCAAAGAGGCCTTCAAATCCTGGCGCCTGGTGCCTGCCCCGCGCCGCGGCGAACTGGTGCGGCTTCTGGGTGACGAATTGCGCCGCGAGAAGGAAAACCTGGGCCGCCTCGTCACTCTGGAATGCGGCAAAATCTACCAGGAAGGCCTCGGCGAAGTGCAGGAGATGATCGACATCTGCGACTTTGCCGTCGGTCTCTCGCGCCAGCTTTACGGCCTTACCATTGCTTCCGAACGCCCCGGCCACGCGATGCGCGAAAGCTGGCACCCGATGGGCACCTGCGGCATCATCACCGCCTTCAACTTCCCCGTTGCCCCCTGGTGCTGGAACGCCGCACTGGCGCTGGTCTGCGGCGACCCGGTGATCTGGAAACCCTCCGAAAAAACCCCCCTGACCGCGCTGGCGGTGCAGAAAATCTGCGACCGCGCCATCGCCGCCTTTGGCAAAGACGCCCCCGAGGGCCTTATTCAGGTGCTGATCGGCGAGCGTGATCTGGGCGAGGTGCTGACTGCTTCCAAAGACGTTGCCATCATCTCCGCCACCGGTTCGGTGCCGATGGGCAAGGCCGTGTCTGCCGATATGTCCAAACGCCTGGGCCGCACCATTCTGGAGCTTGGCGGCAACAACGCGATGATCGTGGCACCCTCCGCCGATCTGGAAATGGCCCTGCGCGCCATCGTCTTTTCCGCCGTCGGCACCGCCGGTCAGCGCTGCACCAGCCTGCGCCGCCTGATCGTGCATGAGGATATCTACGACGCGCTGATCCCGCGCCTGGTCAAGGCATACGAGGGCCTGCCCATCGGCGACCCGCTGGCGGACGGCACCCTGGTCGGCCCGCTGATCGACGCCGCAGCCCTTGATGCGATGACCAGCGCGCTAAAGCGCGCCCAGTCCGAAGGCGGCACCGTGCATGGCGGCGCTCAGGCCCTGACGGACACCCACGGCGCAGCCGCCTATGTGCATCCGGCAATTGCCGAGATGCCTGCCCAGACGGACATTATGCACACGGAAACCTTCGCCCCGATCCTTTATGTGGTGAAATACTCTGATCTGGACCAAGCCATTGAAATGCAGAACGAAGTCCCCCAGGGCCTCAGCTCCTGCATCTTCTCGACAGACGTGCGCGAAACTGAATATTTCCTCTCGGCAGCGGGCTCGGACTGCGGTATTGCCAATGTGAACATCGGCCCCTCCGGCGCTGAAATCGGCGGCGCATTCGGGGGCGAAAAGGAGACGGGCGGCGGCCGCGAAAGCGGCTCCGACGCCTGGAAAGGCTACATGCGCCGGCAGACCAACACGGTGAACTATTCGCGCGAGCTGCCGCTTGCTCAGGGGATCAAATTTGACATCTGA
- a CDS encoding LysR substrate-binding domain-containing protein encodes MSLSHMIAPRRFLPSIPSLLALEAVDRLGSASAAAEDLSLTQSAISRQLKQLEEQMGVDLIARDQMRMQLTPAGTGFAKEARAILTRLAQASVKLRANPDGGSFTLSILPSFGLHWLAPRLREFAAAHPGITVNLHTHNLPFSFDAGTAQAAIHYGTRDWPGVAYLPLMPKHVLPVCAPGLMAGPVSAPADLLDYPLLHLETHPDCWEQWFHLHDVPAAKLRGMLFDQSSAMTQGAVHGLGVALLPDFLAENEIAQGRLALAMEGAAVRLGEYFLVWPADQAEEYPLIKFREWLLSQLGEV; translated from the coding sequence ATGAGTTTGAGTCATATGATCGCGCCGCGCCGTTTTCTGCCTTCCATCCCTTCGCTGCTGGCATTGGAGGCGGTGGACCGGCTGGGCAGTGCCTCGGCTGCGGCAGAGGATTTGTCCCTGACGCAAAGCGCCATCAGCCGCCAACTGAAACAGCTGGAGGAGCAGATGGGGGTCGATCTGATCGCCCGTGACCAGATGCGGATGCAGCTGACGCCGGCGGGGACCGGGTTTGCCAAGGAAGCGAGGGCGATCCTGACACGGCTGGCGCAGGCTTCGGTCAAGCTGCGGGCGAACCCGGACGGCGGCAGCTTTACCCTGTCGATCCTGCCGTCATTCGGGCTGCACTGGCTGGCGCCGCGGCTGCGGGAGTTTGCCGCCGCGCATCCCGGCATCACGGTGAACCTGCACACGCATAATCTGCCGTTCAGCTTTGATGCGGGCACGGCGCAGGCGGCGATCCATTACGGCACGCGGGACTGGCCGGGGGTGGCGTATCTGCCCCTGATGCCGAAACATGTGCTGCCGGTCTGCGCGCCGGGGCTGATGGCGGGGCCGGTGTCTGCGCCGGCGGACCTGCTGGATTACCCGCTGTTGCATCTGGAGACCCATCCTGATTGCTGGGAGCAATGGTTTCACTTGCATGATGTGCCGGCGGCCAAGCTCCGGGGGATGCTGTTTGACCAATCCTCGGCCATGACGCAGGGGGCAGTGCATGGGCTGGGGGTGGCTTTGCTGCCGGATTTCCTGGCGGAGAACGAGATTGCGCAAGGCCGGCTGGCGCTGGCGATGGAAGGCGCGGCGGTGAGACTGGGCGAGTATTTCCTGGTCTGGCCTGCGGATCAGGCCGAGGAGTATCCGCTGATCAAATTCCGCGAATGGCTGCTGTCGCAACTGGGGGAGGTGTGA
- a CDS encoding LysR substrate-binding domain-containing protein, which translates to MRLPSLTHLRCFESAARHQSFTAAGEELGLTQSAVSKKVKELEADLGFDLFQRSGRGVVLTPAGQGLAADLELDLAGLRATLQKAAAAGAGRSALRIAVLPAFANLWLIPRLPDFFARHPEVELSFSTRLEPFDFARENFDLSVHYGLDNWPGTHMAPLFGEEMVPVCAPGFYAAHRLELAGNLAQAPLLHLDSRAGSWAEWFDRAGLAGAPRQDGRYFDQHSMVIAAAAAGLGAAIVPYDMVAREIAAGDLLRIPGPELVSRKRYYLVRPHGPVPEAVQKLERWLKKQLRSRPD; encoded by the coding sequence ATGCGGCTGCCAAGCCTGACCCATCTGCGCTGTTTCGAAAGCGCTGCGCGGCATCAGAGTTTCACTGCGGCGGGAGAGGAGCTGGGCCTGACGCAAAGCGCCGTCAGCAAGAAAGTAAAGGAGCTGGAGGCGGATCTGGGGTTCGACCTGTTCCAGCGGTCGGGACGGGGCGTGGTGCTGACGCCGGCAGGGCAGGGGCTGGCCGCCGATCTGGAGCTGGATCTGGCCGGTTTGCGGGCGACGCTGCAGAAGGCTGCAGCTGCCGGTGCGGGCCGCTCGGCCTTGCGGATTGCGGTGCTGCCCGCCTTTGCCAACCTGTGGCTGATTCCGCGGCTGCCGGATTTCTTCGCCCGCCATCCGGAGGTGGAGCTGAGTTTCTCGACGAGGCTGGAACCGTTTGATTTTGCGCGGGAGAACTTCGATCTGTCGGTGCACTACGGGCTGGACAACTGGCCGGGCACCCATATGGCGCCCTTGTTCGGCGAGGAAATGGTGCCGGTCTGCGCGCCGGGATTCTACGCCGCGCACCGGCTGGAGCTGGCGGGCAACCTGGCGCAGGCGCCGCTGTTGCATCTGGACAGCCGGGCGGGATCCTGGGCGGAATGGTTCGACCGCGCCGGGCTGGCAGGGGCACCGCGGCAGGACGGGCGCTATTTCGACCAGCATTCGATGGTGATTGCGGCCGCGGCGGCGGGTCTGGGCGCGGCGATTGTGCCCTATGACATGGTGGCGCGGGAGATTGCGGCAGGGGATCTGTTGCGGATCCCGGGACCGGAGCTGGTGTCGCGCAAGCGTTATTACCTCGTGCGTCCGCACGGGCCGGTGCCGGAGGCGGTGCAGAAGCTTGAACGGTGGCTGAAAAAACAATTGCGATCGAGGCCGGATTGA
- a CDS encoding pyridoxal phosphate-dependent aminotransferase codes for MAQFRRASRLDPIGVSEILTIGAKAAGMKRQGAPVIILGAGEPDFDTPDHIKEAAAAAMRAGETKYTPLGGTLELRLAVQAKFKRDNGLDYGLDEITAGTGAKEILFDAFMASLDPGDEVIVPAPYWTSYSDIIRIAGGEPVLVPCGSNTGFRLTAEKLQAAITPRTRWLLLNSPSNPAGAGYSAADYRPLLEVLLRHPDVWLMADDMYEHITYGGFEFATPAQVEPRLKERVLTVNGVSKAYAMTGWRLGYAGGPKDLIAAMKVVQSQSTSHPSSISQAAAAAALNGPQEVLAERRAGFQARRDLVVEALNGMDGIECPVPEGAFYTFADCAGVLGKRTPKGAVLETDADFCAYLLDCHHVAVVPGRAFGISPYFRISYATSETELQEALTRIAAAVAALA; via the coding sequence ATGGCCCAGTTCCGCCGCGCAAGCCGTCTTGACCCGATCGGGGTCTCGGAGATTCTGACCATCGGCGCAAAAGCTGCCGGGATGAAACGCCAGGGGGCGCCGGTGATCATCCTTGGCGCCGGGGAGCCGGATTTCGACACGCCGGACCATATCAAGGAGGCTGCCGCCGCCGCGATGCGGGCGGGGGAGACCAAATACACCCCGCTTGGCGGCACGCTGGAATTGCGGCTGGCAGTTCAGGCGAAGTTCAAACGCGACAACGGGCTGGACTATGGGCTGGACGAAATCACCGCGGGCACCGGCGCCAAGGAGATCCTGTTTGATGCTTTCATGGCGAGCCTTGATCCCGGCGATGAGGTGATCGTGCCCGCGCCCTACTGGACCTCTTATTCCGATATCATCCGCATTGCAGGCGGCGAGCCGGTGCTGGTGCCTTGCGGCAGTAACACAGGGTTCCGGCTGACCGCAGAGAAACTGCAGGCGGCAATCACCCCGCGCACCCGATGGCTGCTGTTGAATTCGCCCTCGAACCCGGCAGGCGCGGGGTACAGCGCTGCGGATTACCGGCCGCTGCTGGAGGTGCTGCTGCGGCATCCGGATGTCTGGCTGATGGCCGACGACATGTATGAGCACATCACCTATGGCGGGTTCGAATTCGCCACGCCTGCGCAGGTGGAGCCGCGGCTGAAGGAGCGGGTGCTGACGGTCAACGGCGTCTCCAAGGCCTATGCGATGACCGGCTGGCGGCTGGGCTATGCGGGCGGGCCGAAAGATCTGATTGCAGCGATGAAAGTGGTGCAGTCGCAATCGACATCGCACCCGTCGTCCATTTCGCAGGCGGCAGCGGCGGCAGCATTGAACGGGCCGCAGGAGGTGCTGGCAGAGCGGCGGGCCGGTTTCCAGGCGCGGCGCGATCTGGTGGTGGAGGCGCTCAATGGCATGGACGGCATTGAATGCCCGGTGCCGGAGGGGGCGTTTTATACCTTTGCCGATTGCGCCGGCGTGCTGGGCAAGCGGACGCCGAAGGGGGCTGTGCTGGAGACGGACGCGGATTTTTGCGCCTACCTGCTGGACTGCCACCATGTGGCCGTGGTGCCGGGCCGGGCCTTTGGCATCTCACCTTATTTCCGGATCTCCTATGCGACATCCGAGACGGAGCTGCAGGAAGCCTTGACCCGGATTGCCGCTGCAGTCGCGGCGCTGGCTTAG